The genomic region CATACATGACAAACATGTGCAGGCAGACTACGCTCTTATGGGagaagaatatttttttaaatatcagcaTCAACAGTTGAACCACAGCAAACTGAGTGAAAGTGAGttgacatacatacataatagtCTCCAGATGTGCAGGCGGGGCAACAGACTTGTACTGCTCAAATAGTTTTTGTGCCACAATGAAGATATATAAAGACTTAAATGCAGGTTCAGATTAATGATCAGGTAACAGAGGCTCGAAAGGAATAAGACAAAACATGCGAGTGTGTGGATGAGGGAGTATGGTGAAAATCAGAGAGCATCTGGTGGACAGGTAGAAAATGTAGCGAACAGGTAAGTGGGACATTTGTCTGAAAGAAGAGGCAGAAAGAAGTTGGTACCTTATGGTGTTTtatcctttaaaaacaaaacaataccgGATTTAACTAATAAACGTGAGATGTTAAACACTGACATCATGATGAACCACCTCCCCTCTGTTTCCCCAACAACAGCAGTGTGCCATGCAGAGATTAgttatgttcttctttttgtgtgtgtgtgtgtaggtcaggTGCTTTATCTGTGTAAGATGATAGTCCTGTGTATGAAAATGTTATGCAGAGCATACAAATAAAGCTATTTATCAatattttagtgtgtgtgtgtttataattgtgtatttatacacaacatgtatacaaatatatttaaatatatgatataaatatgGAGCCTTCTGGTCTGTGTGAGCAGGAGCATCCTACAGGAAACCTGACCTGGATTGTTCCATTACAGCAGTGCTACACTCCGTGTGGATCGCCTTCGCTTTTCTGCATTattgatgacacacacacacacacacacacacacacacacacacacactgacggccTTTACCACTGCTCATCAACATTTACACACTGATTGTCACTGATCGACTTCTGATGCTGCCTTACGATTCTATTATTTTGAGgggtttttatttcaaaattcTCCACACACAATTTATAATGCATGATCTGAAGAGACAAACTATTTTGTCcaagcaggaagaaaaaaacaaaaggtgtcAGATTCCTTTTTATGTCAGAACAAAAGCTTCCAACGGAAAGTAAATCACAGGTATACATAGTGATAGCTTTAATCCCATAAACTCTATTGGATCAGGAAGCACATGTTCTCACACTATACGTGTTAtagtgtgagcatgtgtgcttGCGAATGGTCTAGAGGAAGACTAGGAGGTTATAAATACACTTAGCAACTGTTGGTATTTTAAACGTACAACTAAGCTGAGAAGAAGCGATGTCACTGACCTTCCTCCTGAGCAGCCCTGGCAGCTCGGGCTTGAGCTACTTCCACGCTGATCGGTTTGTCTCTGTGCTGCAGCTGGACGGACAGAGGGACGGTGGGAATCTCTGGAAGCTTCGCTCTCCACTCAGGACCGTCCTGCTCGATAAGCATCTTGGTGATCCTGccgaaggacacacacacacacacacacacacacacacacacacacacacagagtacaacACGCAGTGTAATTAGCCAGATTAATGCTGCTACCACGACAGGGTTTAGTCATTATTCATTTGACGATTTACACGTGTTCTCTTCCTACTGGGACATGTAAAGTTATCTGCTCTGAAATAAAGCActgactgaaaaataaatacactttctGGAAAATGGTTTTGTTATCCGAGTAGAAGAATTAGAATAAAACAGACAAGTATGTTGATGTCTTGTATACTAACTGTAAAAACTGCACACTGTAAAgattacatactgtatacagttCGCAAGTGGAACATAATTAGGAAACTCTCATCAGCGAAAGGAGTTGTTGGCTGAATGAAGATGTGCAAACTCTCCGGCCTTGATAGCACAAAATTAATAGGCGCTTCAACCCTTAATAAATGCATattggaaaatgtatttctccACGAAACAATAAAAAGAATGGTAGATAATGTTTTAACATACATTTTATAAGAACTATAAGTGTGTAAGGATGGAACAGAAGAAAACCCACTTTTTGAAAACCATTTCCTTACACAACTTGACAAGTTACAGAAGGCCCATAAAGTTGCTACAGTTTATAATGTTTTCAGCTGACCTGTGGACGCTGTCGTGAGCCGTCTGCACACTGGTGTCTATCTGCAAGATAGTCTTATAATCCACGTAGGCCTTAATGTAGCGCTCCAGTGACTCATAGGCCATAGCTCTACGCAACAGGGGCTTCAATGAGTACGGCTGCAGCTCCAAAGCCCTAAGAGGATCAGAGAGACGCAGAGACAGAGGATCAAACCGTCTGCACCTTCCCACTGTGGCTCACAGGTGCAACTGGTATGATCTGTAGCTCCCCATTCATAAACATGTGAGTCTTTGCTTTGGACAGAGGGATTCCTGCAGCCTCCTCACACCACAAATAGTCACACAGTGTCGAGTCAAACCAAACCTGAATAACAAAAGAGGAAGCATTTATGTGAAAGAAATGACACCGTTTATGGAAAAGCGAACATTAAATCATAATGTAAGTCACCAAATGTAGCAAAAAAAAGATATCGACATGTATTTAGTCTTTAGATTATTTCAATACACATGTAAGGAAAGTCATGCAGTAACAAACTGAGATCAACCACTAATATACTGATACTTACTTGATACAAgctgaaatattaaaaaggtaATTTCATTTAACTACAAAAGCTGATATCTTTCATTGTGAGGCAAATGCAACAATAGCAAACGCTATCTTAAAAGGAGAACTGCACCGATTCAACACATCAAAGTCTAGTTTAAAAGTGGGAAGTGTGACTGCATATAAAGCCTTCTGTGATACCTCCCCAGCAGTTACCAGTTGAGTTGAATTGTGGGTCATGTAGTCACCAGACTTTGACCAAGAAGAAGTGTGCACAGACTACATAAGACCATCTAGTCCTGCTGCATCTATTTGcgatattctttttttcatgaacCTGACAACGTTAGGTTACAGGAGAGCAATAATAAAtctgacagaaacacacaagcacagagcTGACACGTGTCACGTACTTGTTACAGTCCTGTATGCAGTCTGAGCTGTTTCCATTCTTCAGGAAACAGGCCGCTCTGTTGGAGTAGAGAATGCACAGGTCTTCTGGACTGTCGATGCCTGCAGGTGAACGAATACAACCAACTTATATGAACGGTGAAACCACAATCCAGTCATCTTTCATTTCAGAATCAACACATAGGTGTAAGGACAGACCACTACTTCATATTAAGAACagctctttttttacattagctGGAGTCATTTTCTACAATGTCCTTCCTCCTCTGGGCCTCCACTGCAGTTTCACAACTGACAGCGCAGCATCAGTTATCACATGCTGCTTGAGTGCCcaaagactgaaaacaacaGTGCTGATACTCTTCAACAATAgggattttatttttgacaataTCATAAAAAGGCTAAATCACACATTGAGAGTCTCTCTGTTTAGTCTGCTCTCGTCAGCCTCTGTCACGCAGCGAGCATAGCAGAAAGAGCTATCCCTCTTACGAGCCACAGGAGTACAAGTAGGCTGACTGCTCTTAAAAGGTGCAGCATGACATTCAATCTGACCTAAAAGCCCCCATGTGCACCAGCCCATGTCTTCAGTCTACGGTCAGCTGTGTTGTCTTGTGCCAACACTGCACTCACAAATCACCAACGACACCTCGGGTCTCAGCTGCAGTTTATGGACGTTAGACTAAGAACGTGTGACCACTGGTCTCACCCTCTACTAGGATCATAGTGTATGAATATGAGCACATGCAGGCTGACTTGGAAAATAAATTGAGCAGCATGACAAGAATAATGCATTCAAAATTGACATGGGACACTCAACCTGTCTCCGATACCCTTACGAGGCACACAGATGCTACAAGAGActttctgtctcactctttGCCAAGTGTTGTTGTTCCTACATTAGTGGCTTGACTGCCATGAGAAGTTGCTTTAGAAGACTTTTCTTCATCAAAAAGCACATTAGAGGGGCATGTCTTTACACtcaatattttttcaaaacaggtataaatatataacaggATAAAGTGTTATTGTTGTTCACTGCATGAGTCTTTTCTAGAGTTAAAAAcactagttttttttaacagaaattCACAGATCCATCTTCTAAAGTGGGAAATTGTGCAATTTCTACAATTGTGAATATCTTTGGATGTTGAATTGTTGAGACAAAATAAGCCATTTTTTAACACGTCAACATGGAAATTTCCCCTATTTTCTGACAATTTACAGACCAAACAAAAAATAGAtttagagagaaaaagagcCCAACTCCTTACTGCAATTCAATGTGACATACAACTATATTGACACCACCGCTGTCAATAATAGGTTATTACAGTTGTTTGATTACAGTTGTGTATGTCAAGTTTAACAACCCAGGATTGCTTCTACTGAGAGATGTCTGAGAGTGGAACATATTTTGTAACCTAAATCAACAGTTTCTCCCCGGATTAAATGCTACTACGCATGAGGGGAATGCTCTAATGAAATGCACAAACGGTTCACATCTCCCTCACCAGCTTCAGCGCATCCATCAATGGCCTGCGTGTACTTCTCCAAGGCATCCCCAAACTGGCCGGATTTGAAGAGGTGGTTCCCTGCGTTCTTGAGCCgggccaggtgaggaggaagggccCCAGCGGGGGCGTCCAGATAACTTGCGTCTGCTGCAGGGCTGCCCTGCTCCTCTTGTCCACCAGCAGGACTGTTTTCCCTCCGAGAGCCATTGGCCACCCCCTTCGCCGCAGCTCTCTGACTCTGGGGCTTTTCCACGGTGCTTCCAACCCGGCTTCGCGTCCCGTTGCCTGCCGTGGCCTGATTTGATCtacctccccctcctccgctGCCCGGGGGCTTGTCCTGTGCGTTACCCATAGCCGCACTCCCTCCGCAGTGTGTTCaatctcttccttcctccctgctTCTTCCTCTCGCAGAGCTGCAGCTACGTCTGAGCCTGGAAGGGGATTTCTGTAGGACACGCCCCCTGGACGAGATAACGTGGTGTGACGTTGCGGAGGGGGGAGGTGCCACTGCGATGCAGCGCTGCAGCAGGACAGCTCTGATGGGACAGCATCAGATTAGACTTCACGGTACAGGGATCTGGCGGTTGATGACATACAGGCAGATATATCAAAACACCTGAATGATCATGTCAAATAAGAGGAAAACAATCGTTTTTACGATATATTATTTCATACTTCTTTATTGTCAATGACGATGGGAAATTACAAATGATTTGCTCTTTAAACGctcacaaaacaaaagcatttatttttacaatttgtttttcattgtaaatTCAAACGTTGTCTTTTTCAAGGGGACACAGCTGTAAATAATCTGATGAAATATTCG from Cyclopterus lumpus isolate fCycLum1 chromosome 11, fCycLum1.pri, whole genome shotgun sequence harbors:
- the spag1a gene encoding sperm-associated antigen 1A, whose product is MGNAQDKPPGSGGGGGRSNQATAGNGTRSRVGSTVEKPQSQRAAAKGVANGSRRENSPAGGQEEQGSPAADASYLDAPAGALPPHLARLKNAGNHLFKSGQFGDALEKYTQAIDGCAEAGIDSPEDLCILYSNRAACFLKNGNSSDCIQDCNKALELQPYSLKPLLRRAMAYESLERYIKAYVDYKTILQIDTSVQTAHDSVHRITKMLIEQDGPEWRAKLPEIPTVPLSVQLQHRDKPISVEVAQARAARAAQEEARRKEASFTLLKREGNDLVKNGHFQEALKKYSECLTLKPDECALYTNRAICLLRLNRFEEAKQDCDSALQMEPGNKKAFYRRALAYKGLQDYLSASSDLQEVLHLDPKVQEAEQELEVVTSLLRQSLMDSTSHTPRV